In Vibrio diazotrophicus, the following proteins share a genomic window:
- the trxB gene encoding thioredoxin-disulfide reductase yields MSDVKHCKLLILGSGPAGYTAAVYAARANLNPVLVTGMQQGGQLTTTTEVENWPGDAEGLTGPALMERMKEHAERFETEIVFDHINEVDFSQRPFRLKGDSGEYTCDALIISTGASAKYLGLDSEEAFKGRGVSACATCDGFFYRNQKVAVVGGGNTAVEEALYLSNIASEVHLIHRRDSFRAEKILINRLMDKVENGNIVLHTDRTLDEVLGDEMGVTGVRLKDTQSDKTEDLEVMGAFIAIGHQPNTAIFEGKLEMKDGYIIVKSGLEGNATQTSIEGIFAAGDVMDHNYRQAITSAGTGCMAALDAERYLDSLNDK; encoded by the coding sequence ATGAGCGACGTTAAACATTGCAAACTTCTTATCTTAGGTTCGGGCCCTGCTGGCTATACCGCAGCGGTATATGCAGCGCGCGCGAATTTAAACCCTGTGTTAGTAACTGGCATGCAACAAGGCGGTCAGTTGACTACGACAACTGAAGTCGAAAACTGGCCGGGTGACGCTGAAGGTCTAACAGGCCCAGCACTAATGGAAAGAATGAAAGAACACGCAGAGCGATTTGAAACAGAGATCGTGTTCGACCACATCAACGAAGTGGATTTCAGCCAGCGTCCTTTCCGTCTAAAAGGTGATTCAGGCGAATACACCTGTGATGCGTTAATTATTTCAACTGGTGCATCAGCGAAATATCTCGGTCTAGATTCTGAAGAAGCCTTTAAAGGTCGTGGCGTATCGGCTTGCGCGACGTGTGACGGTTTCTTCTATCGTAACCAGAAAGTTGCGGTTGTCGGCGGTGGTAATACTGCGGTTGAAGAAGCGCTGTACCTATCAAACATCGCATCTGAAGTTCATCTGATTCACCGTCGCGATAGCTTCCGTGCAGAAAAGATTTTAATCAACCGTCTGATGGACAAAGTAGAGAACGGCAATATCGTTCTGCACACCGATCGTACTCTTGATGAAGTATTGGGTGATGAGATGGGTGTAACAGGTGTTCGCCTGAAAGATACGCAGTCAGACAAAACTGAAGACCTTGAAGTCATGGGTGCATTCATCGCGATTGGTCACCAGCCGAATACAGCGATTTTTGAAGGCAAGCTTGAAATGAAAGACGGCTATATTATCGTGAAATCAGGTCTGGAAGGTAATGCCACTCAAACCAGCATCGAAGGTATCTTTGCAGCAGGTGACGTTATGGACCACAACTACCGTCAGGCGATTACTTCTGCGGGTACTGGTTGTATGGCTGCGTTAGACGCAGAGCGTTACCTAGATAGTCTTAATGATAAATAA
- a CDS encoding anthranilate synthase component 1: MNKAIEIKKLAQLEVIKTSIPYTQDPTALFHALCEGKTDCLLLESAEIDSKQNLKSLLLIDAAVRITCLGHKVTFQALTDNGMQLVEILKQNFVDAIPATLEGSLLTLNFEAPCDTLDEDSRLKEASSFDALRLVQHSFDLSKQDKHAIFIGGLFAYDLVANFEPLGDATQSNQCPDYVFYVAETLMVVDHQTETCQLQATAFSRTTETHTALISRLAVITEQAAIPQLQPQAQKIADVSVNTNISDEEFCSIVRDLKDYVVKGDIFQVVPSRRFTLPCPSPLAAYEQLKKSNPSPYMFYMQDEHFTLFGASPESALKYEKETNQIEIYPIAGTRRRGKRADGSIDFDLDSRIELELRLDKKENAEHMMLVDLARNDVARISQAGTRHVADLLKVDRYSHVMHLVSRVVGQLRQDLDALHAYQACMNMGTLTGAPKIRAMQLIRNVEKERRGSYGGAVGYLTGEGDLDTCIVIRSAYVENGIAQVQAGAGVVFDSDPQAEADETRGKAQAVISAIQHAHQAQSSLNKA, encoded by the coding sequence GTGAACAAGGCCATTGAAATCAAAAAACTTGCACAGTTAGAAGTCATCAAGACCTCTATCCCTTATACGCAAGATCCTACAGCACTATTTCACGCACTGTGCGAAGGCAAAACAGACTGTTTATTGCTTGAGTCTGCTGAAATTGATTCAAAACAGAACCTCAAAAGCTTGCTGCTGATTGACGCCGCCGTGCGAATCACTTGTTTAGGTCATAAAGTGACTTTCCAAGCTTTAACCGACAATGGCATGCAGTTGGTTGAAATTTTAAAGCAGAACTTTGTTGATGCCATTCCAGCTACACTGGAAGGCTCGCTTCTTACTCTGAACTTTGAAGCGCCGTGCGATACGTTAGATGAAGATTCGCGTTTAAAAGAAGCGTCTTCATTCGATGCATTACGCCTTGTTCAGCATAGTTTTGATCTCAGCAAACAAGACAAACACGCCATTTTCATTGGTGGTTTATTTGCTTACGACCTAGTTGCCAACTTTGAACCGCTCGGTGATGCGACTCAAAGTAACCAATGCCCTGATTATGTTTTTTATGTGGCAGAGACATTAATGGTTGTCGACCACCAGACTGAGACTTGTCAACTTCAAGCAACCGCATTCTCACGCACCACAGAAACACATACAGCTCTCATCAGTCGTCTTGCTGTCATTACTGAGCAAGCTGCGATTCCTCAATTGCAGCCACAAGCTCAAAAAATTGCAGACGTGTCGGTTAACACTAACATCAGCGATGAAGAGTTTTGCTCCATAGTTCGAGACTTGAAAGACTACGTCGTGAAAGGCGACATCTTCCAGGTGGTACCGTCTCGCCGCTTTACGCTTCCGTGCCCTTCTCCACTTGCAGCGTATGAGCAGCTCAAAAAGAGTAACCCTAGCCCTTACATGTTCTACATGCAGGACGAACATTTCACTCTGTTCGGCGCTTCGCCAGAAAGTGCTCTTAAGTACGAAAAAGAGACCAACCAAATTGAAATCTACCCTATTGCGGGAACTCGTCGTCGTGGCAAACGTGCCGATGGCAGTATTGATTTTGATTTGGATAGCCGTATCGAACTGGAACTGCGTCTGGATAAGAAAGAAAACGCGGAACACATGATGTTGGTCGATTTAGCACGTAACGATGTGGCTCGTATCTCGCAAGCGGGTACTCGTCATGTGGCCGACTTACTTAAAGTAGACCGTTACAGCCATGTGATGCACTTGGTTTCTCGCGTGGTTGGTCAGCTTCGTCAGGACTTAGATGCTCTGCACGCTTACCAAGCATGTATGAACATGGGCACGCTGACTGGCGCACCAAAAATCCGCGCTATGCAGCTGATTCGCAACGTTGAGAAAGAACGTCGCGGTAGCTACGGTGGCGCGGTGGGTTACCTGACAGGTGAAGGCGATTTGGATACTTGTATCGTGATTCGCTCTGCTTATGTGGAAAACGGTATAGCTCAAGTTCAAGCCGGTGCTGGCGTGGTCTTCGACTCCGATCCACAAGCAGAAGCAGATGAAACACGCGGTAAAGCTCAAGCCGTCATTTCAGCGATTCAACACGCTCACCAAGCGCAATCTTCTTTAAATAAAGCGTAA
- a CDS encoding aminodeoxychorismate/anthranilate synthase component II — MANIVFIDNFDSFTYNLVDQFRSLGHQVTIYRNHIAADTIQNAVEALEQPVIVLSPGPGAPSEAGIMPEILKRLKGKVPMIGICLGHQAIVEAYGGTVAGAGEIVHGKVSMMEHQNHALYQGLPSPLAIARYHSLVATHVSEELTVTAEVDGLVMSVVHEQDKVCGFQFHPESIMTTQGATLLENAIDWALS; from the coding sequence ATGGCGAATATCGTATTCATCGACAACTTTGATTCATTCACCTACAACTTGGTTGATCAGTTCCGTTCATTGGGTCATCAGGTCACGATTTACCGTAACCATATTGCGGCAGACACCATTCAAAATGCAGTGGAAGCCTTAGAGCAGCCAGTTATCGTTTTATCGCCAGGTCCGGGCGCGCCTTCTGAAGCCGGCATCATGCCAGAAATTCTAAAACGTCTGAAAGGTAAAGTGCCAATGATTGGTATCTGCCTTGGTCATCAGGCGATTGTTGAAGCTTATGGCGGTACGGTTGCCGGCGCTGGTGAAATCGTTCACGGCAAAGTATCCATGATGGAACATCAAAACCACGCGCTTTACCAAGGGCTACCGTCGCCACTGGCAATTGCTCGTTATCACTCACTGGTCGCGACTCATGTGAGTGAAGAGTTAACCGTAACAGCAGAGGTTGATGGATTAGTCATGTCGGTTGTGCATGAACAAGATAAGGTGTGTGGATTCCAGTTTCACCCAGAATCCATCATGACTACGCAGGGAGCAACACTGTTAGAAAACGCGATTGATTGGGCGCTCAGTTAA
- a CDS encoding ACT domain-containing protein codes for MAGITDLQQLLSSMQPHLVEEEFVFCTLTGKVDEYLHWRPVATFCEQEGLSLVIRKQTALENHIKFENTYRQITLTVHSSLDSVGLTAAVSTKLASHGISANVIAAFYHDHIFVQSCHAETALTLLSNW; via the coding sequence ATGGCGGGAATAACAGACTTACAACAACTACTTAGTTCAATGCAGCCACATTTAGTTGAAGAGGAATTTGTGTTTTGCACACTAACTGGCAAGGTAGATGAGTACCTGCACTGGCGACCCGTTGCGACTTTCTGTGAACAAGAAGGCTTAAGTTTGGTGATACGTAAACAGACAGCTTTGGAGAATCACATCAAGTTTGAAAACACATACCGACAAATCACTTTAACGGTGCATTCCAGTCTCGATTCTGTTGGGTTGACGGCTGCTGTGTCTACCAAATTAGCTTCTCATGGTATTAGCGCGAATGTGATTGCCGCTTTTTATCACGATCATATTTTTGTTCAATCCTGTCATGCCGAGACGGCATTAACGCTTCTATCAAATTGGTAG
- the rluB gene encoding 23S rRNA pseudouridine(2605) synthase RluB translates to MSEKLQKVLARAGHGSRRELEALIRAGRVSVNGKVAALGERLEDESAVVRIDGHTVSAKAQEEVVCRVLAYYKPEGELCTRHDPDGRRTVFDRLPKIRGSRWISVGRLDANTSGLLLFTTDGELANRLMHPSRQVEREYLVRVFGEVTEDKVRNLVRGVQLDDGLARFEDVVYAGGEGMNHTFYVVINEGRNREVRRLWESQETTVSRLKRVRYGDIFLDKKLPRGGWMELDLKQVNYLRELVDLRPEDETMLDVSKDNTSRKRERSRSQKIRRAVRRHEERVTAPAPKGRRKPTAATNKPSSGEHGSRAKAGTAGKTQAGGKGRTGGRPAQKNTPRTRK, encoded by the coding sequence ATGAGCGAAAAGTTACAAAAGGTTTTAGCACGCGCCGGTCATGGTTCTCGTCGTGAGTTAGAAGCTCTGATTAGAGCTGGTCGTGTTAGTGTTAATGGCAAGGTAGCTGCGTTGGGTGAGCGCTTAGAAGATGAAAGCGCTGTTGTACGTATTGACGGGCATACCGTATCTGCAAAAGCACAAGAAGAAGTTGTATGTCGCGTACTTGCGTATTACAAACCAGAAGGTGAGTTATGTACTCGTCATGACCCTGATGGTCGCCGTACGGTTTTTGATCGTCTACCGAAAATTCGCGGTTCGCGCTGGATTTCAGTAGGTCGTCTGGATGCAAACACTTCAGGTCTGCTTCTGTTCACTACTGATGGTGAGTTGGCCAACCGTTTGATGCACCCAAGCCGTCAAGTGGAACGTGAATACTTAGTGCGTGTTTTCGGTGAAGTAACTGAAGATAAAGTACGCAACCTTGTTCGTGGCGTTCAACTTGATGACGGTTTAGCACGTTTCGAAGACGTGGTATACGCTGGTGGTGAAGGTATGAACCACACCTTCTACGTTGTTATCAACGAAGGCCGTAACCGCGAAGTTCGTCGTCTTTGGGAATCTCAAGAGACCACAGTTAGCCGTCTTAAACGTGTACGTTATGGTGATATCTTCCTAGATAAGAAATTGCCTCGTGGTGGTTGGATGGAACTAGACCTTAAGCAAGTAAACTACTTGCGTGAACTGGTTGATCTACGTCCAGAAGACGAAACGATGCTTGATGTGTCTAAAGACAACACTTCTCGCAAGCGTGAGCGTTCTCGTAGTCAGAAAATTCGTCGTGCAGTACGCCGCCATGAAGAGCGCGTAACAGCACCGGCACCGAAGGGGCGCCGTAAGCCAACAGCTGCGACAAACAAGCCATCATCTGGTGAGCACGGCTCTCGCGCAAAAGCGGGTACAGCTGGTAAAACTCAAGCAGGTGGCAAAGGCAGAACGGGCGGAAGACCAGCGCAAAAGAATACGCCTCGTACGCGTAAGTAA
- the rnm gene encoding RNase RNM yields MKIDLHSHTTASDGRMSHEELIERAIGFNVDVLAITDHDTIEALAPARAYIEEKQHPITLINGIEISTVWQNKDIHIVGLNIDPLNPHLQGLIEQQKAHRVGRAELIAHRLEKSTREGVLEEVKAIAGDAPITRAHFAKWLVDAGYAKNLQQVFKKFLTRDNPGYVPPNWCSMADAVNAIHAAGGLAVLAHPARYNLTAKWLKRLIAAFVEAGGDAMEVAQPQQAPQERRTLADYAIQYNLLASQGSDFHYPSPWMELGRNLWLPSGVEPVWKDWEILSKDTAERLGQETLGKEE; encoded by the coding sequence ATGAAAATAGACTTACATAGTCACACGACAGCGTCTGATGGCCGCATGTCTCACGAAGAACTGATTGAACGCGCTATCGGGTTTAATGTTGATGTTCTTGCGATTACAGATCACGACACCATTGAGGCGTTAGCGCCAGCACGCGCTTATATTGAAGAGAAACAGCATCCGATTACGCTTATCAATGGTATTGAAATCTCGACGGTTTGGCAGAATAAAGACATTCATATTGTTGGTTTAAATATCGACCCATTGAATCCACATCTGCAAGGTTTAATTGAGCAACAGAAAGCACACCGAGTCGGACGTGCGGAGCTGATTGCTCATCGATTAGAGAAATCAACCCGAGAAGGCGTACTTGAGGAAGTTAAAGCGATTGCAGGCGATGCACCGATCACGCGTGCCCATTTTGCTAAATGGCTGGTGGATGCGGGTTATGCGAAAAATCTTCAGCAGGTCTTTAAGAAATTTTTAACGCGCGATAATCCGGGCTATGTACCACCGAACTGGTGTTCAATGGCGGATGCGGTTAACGCGATTCATGCCGCCGGAGGGCTGGCGGTGCTTGCTCATCCGGCTCGATATAACTTGACGGCTAAGTGGCTTAAGCGCTTAATTGCTGCGTTTGTAGAAGCCGGTGGTGACGCAATGGAAGTTGCTCAACCTCAACAAGCGCCACAAGAAAGGCGCACTTTGGCTGATTATGCTATACAATACAACCTATTAGCTTCTCAAGGCAGTGACTTTCATTACCCGTCTCCGTGGATGGAGTTAGGGCGAAATTTATGGCTGCCTTCTGGCGTGGAACCAGTCTGGAAAGACTGGGAAATACTCTCTAAAGACACAGCTGAGAGACTAGGGCAAGAGACCCTAGGTAAAGAGGAATAA
- a CDS encoding 2OG-Fe dioxygenase family protein, with protein sequence MLHSHLNTLHITQLSQNALSQLAPSFVNLPRTDHADGQYRLRRYSVVRFIEGKVVPTDKHDFMQSDDINHFQGNVVRHFEPILSSTLKSEGMREMCELFVSSNELPDGQEIEIHQMRIAAIYDETQVAPEGVHQDGFDHIAIIGIDRHNIVGGEIMLYQDCHDAPFFRKVLDNGEVAMLADNILWHNARPIRSVEHGEEGHMDVFVLTAKGAKNALQS encoded by the coding sequence ATGTTGCACTCACACTTAAATACCCTACATATAACTCAATTGAGTCAAAACGCTTTATCTCAGCTTGCGCCATCCTTTGTTAACTTGCCACGTACTGATCATGCTGACGGGCAGTATCGACTACGTCGCTACTCTGTGGTTCGGTTTATCGAAGGTAAAGTGGTTCCGACGGACAAACACGACTTTATGCAATCCGACGACATTAACCATTTCCAAGGCAATGTCGTTCGTCATTTCGAACCGATCTTATCCTCGACTTTGAAAAGCGAAGGTATGAGAGAAATGTGCGAGCTGTTTGTATCGAGCAATGAGCTGCCAGACGGTCAAGAAATCGAAATTCACCAGATGCGTATAGCGGCTATTTACGATGAAACCCAAGTCGCACCTGAAGGTGTTCATCAAGATGGCTTTGACCATATCGCCATTATTGGTATCGACCGACACAACATTGTGGGCGGGGAAATCATGCTTTACCAAGACTGCCATGACGCGCCGTTTTTCCGCAAAGTGCTAGATAACGGTGAAGTTGCGATGCTGGCAGACAACATACTTTGGCACAACGCTCGTCCGATTCGTTCAGTCGAACATGGTGAAGAAGGGCATATGGACGTATTCGTATTAACCGCGAAAGGAGCAAAGAATGCCCTCCAATCTTAA
- the cydD gene encoding heme ABC transporter permease/ATP-binding protein CydD, giving the protein MDKKKQRSLNAWLKQQSKLAKRWLIIAVGLGVLSSLFLLAQAALLATILHQLIIEHADKYSLIPYFLGLVVTVAARAGCTWGREIAGFKAGKEIRIYIRQLIFDKLRELGPAYIKGKPAGAWATLTLEQVENMHDFFARYLPQMSLSVLIPFVILIVVFPVNWAAGLIFLITAPLVPLFMALVGIKAADAGRKNFKALQRLSGHFYDRLQSMTTIRLFDRTAAETEHMRGASEVFRKRTMDVLRIAFLSSAVLEFFTSISIAITAVYFGFSFIGELEFGYYGAGVTLFSGLFILILAPEFYQPLRELGTYYHAKQQAVGAAESIVEFLQTDVSKVASGSTPLPTNHQSTNDSVEIVARDLEVLSPEGKRLVGPVSFTLNSHETTALVGPSGAGKTSLINAILGFMPYQGSLTINGIELSQLDHTSWRKAISWVGQNPLLVHGTIRDNVTLGKNDITDQAVQEVLDNAYASEFVNKQGLDYMISDRSGGLSVGQAQRLALARAMLQKGRFWLLDEPTASLDARSEQLVMQGLNTQIADKTALLVTHQLLPLKSVNQILVMRDGLLEQSGDFNTLSQQQGLFASMLASNQAVQEADKGNLDA; this is encoded by the coding sequence ATGGATAAGAAAAAACAACGTAGCTTGAACGCATGGCTCAAGCAGCAAAGTAAATTAGCCAAACGCTGGCTTATTATTGCTGTTGGGCTTGGGGTACTTTCGAGCCTATTTCTACTTGCCCAAGCGGCTCTGCTCGCGACAATTTTGCATCAGCTGATTATCGAGCATGCAGATAAATACTCGCTAATCCCTTACTTTTTGGGCTTAGTGGTAACTGTTGCTGCACGCGCTGGATGTACTTGGGGACGAGAGATCGCAGGCTTTAAAGCCGGTAAAGAAATCCGAATTTATATCCGCCAGTTAATCTTCGATAAACTGCGTGAGTTAGGCCCTGCTTATATCAAAGGCAAGCCTGCTGGCGCATGGGCGACGCTGACACTTGAGCAAGTTGAAAACATGCACGACTTCTTTGCTCGTTACTTACCGCAGATGTCGCTTTCTGTATTGATCCCGTTTGTTATTCTCATTGTCGTCTTTCCAGTCAACTGGGCTGCGGGTTTGATTTTCCTGATCACTGCTCCCCTTGTTCCGCTATTTATGGCGCTGGTTGGTATTAAAGCCGCTGACGCAGGCAGAAAAAACTTTAAAGCACTGCAACGTCTTTCTGGTCACTTCTATGACCGCTTACAGTCAATGACGACAATTCGTCTGTTTGACCGTACAGCAGCAGAAACAGAGCATATGCGCGGTGCATCTGAAGTATTCCGTAAACGAACTATGGATGTTTTACGCATAGCATTCTTGTCTTCCGCCGTACTTGAGTTCTTTACATCGATTTCAATTGCGATTACTGCGGTTTACTTCGGTTTCAGCTTTATTGGCGAATTAGAATTTGGTTACTACGGTGCAGGCGTCACCTTGTTCTCCGGTTTGTTTATTCTTATTCTCGCTCCTGAGTTTTATCAGCCACTGCGTGAGCTAGGCACTTATTATCATGCAAAACAGCAAGCGGTGGGTGCGGCTGAAAGTATTGTTGAGTTTTTACAAACCGACGTGAGCAAAGTGGCTTCGGGGTCAACACCTCTTCCGACGAATCATCAATCGACCAATGATTCTGTTGAGATCGTTGCTCGTGATTTGGAAGTGCTTAGCCCTGAAGGTAAACGCTTAGTTGGTCCTGTTTCTTTCACTTTGAACAGCCATGAAACCACAGCGTTAGTTGGCCCAAGCGGCGCAGGTAAAACCAGCCTGATAAATGCAATTTTAGGGTTTATGCCATATCAAGGCAGTTTGACGATTAATGGCATCGAGCTCAGCCAACTCGATCATACAAGTTGGCGCAAAGCGATTAGCTGGGTTGGCCAAAACCCGTTACTGGTACACGGCACAATTCGTGACAACGTCACTCTAGGTAAGAACGATATTACTGACCAAGCCGTTCAAGAAGTGCTCGATAATGCTTATGCCTCAGAGTTTGTTAATAAGCAAGGTCTGGATTATATGATCAGTGACCGCTCTGGAGGCTTGTCTGTAGGTCAGGCACAACGCTTAGCCTTAGCCCGTGCGATGCTACAAAAAGGCCGTTTCTGGTTACTGGATGAACCAACTGCGAGTTTAGATGCACGCAGCGAACAGTTGGTCATGCAAGGTCTTAATACTCAAATTGCAGACAAAACAGCGCTGCTTGTCACTCACCAACTACTCCCGTTGAAATCCGTCAATCAAATCCTCGTCATGCGCGATGGTTTGCTTGAGCAATCCGGAGATTTCAATACGCTCAGCCAACAACAAGGTCTTTTTGCCTCAATGTTAGCGTCCAATCAAGCCGTTCAAGAAGCTGATAAGGGGAATCTCGATGCGTGA
- a CDS encoding L-threonylcarbamoyladenylate synthase: MSQFFYVHPENPQARLINQAVAIIRNGGVIVYPTDSGYALGCQLENKQALERICQIRRLDDKHNFTLLCRDLSEISLYARVDNTAFRLLKNNTPGPYTFIFKGTKEVPRRLMNPKRKTIGIRIPDNKIALDLLEALGEPLMSTSLILPGNETTESDPEEIRDRLEHAVDVILNGGFLGEQPTTVIDFSDDEPQVVRVGSGDPIPFE, translated from the coding sequence ATGAGCCAGTTTTTTTATGTTCATCCAGAAAATCCACAAGCGCGTTTAATCAATCAAGCGGTTGCTATTATTCGTAATGGTGGTGTGATTGTTTACCCAACTGATTCCGGTTATGCATTAGGCTGCCAGTTAGAAAATAAACAGGCATTAGAGCGTATTTGTCAGATTCGTCGTTTAGACGACAAGCACAATTTCACATTGCTGTGCCGCGATTTGTCTGAGATTTCACTTTATGCACGGGTGGATAATACGGCTTTCCGTTTGTTGAAGAACAATACGCCTGGGCCTTACACCTTTATTTTTAAAGGTACGAAAGAAGTACCGCGTCGTTTAATGAACCCTAAGCGTAAAACCATTGGTATCCGTATTCCGGACAACAAAATCGCGTTGGATCTGCTTGAAGCATTGGGCGAGCCTTTGATGTCGACTTCACTTATTTTACCGGGCAATGAGACGACGGAATCGGATCCTGAAGAAATTCGTGATCGTCTTGAACACGCGGTGGATGTGATTCTCAATGGCGGATTTTTGGGTGAACAGCCGACAACAGTGATTGATTTCAGCGATGATGAGCCACAAGTTGTTCGTGTTGGTTCGGGTGATCCAATACCGTTCGAATAA
- the cydC gene encoding heme ABC transporter ATP-binding protein/permease CydC, whose product MRDLLPYLKLYKKHWFGLSLGMLLAFLTLLASIGLLTLSGWFLSAAAVAGLTIARETFNYMLPGAFVRGFAMGRTAGRWGERVVSHNATFKLLTDLRIFFFEKLAPMIPGRISNLRDADLLNRLVADIDAMDHVYLRLISPVTVGVLGIAAITALLCWFDSSLGLVLGSVLFILLLLWPVMFYKLGKRNGAELTQNKADMRIATMDWLQGYSELTIFGAESRYREAIYTAQEKLLTNQKINASFTGLAQALLLLANGWTLVLMLWLAADGVNGQAPDPMIALMIFATMASFELLMPIAGAFQHLGQTLTSARRLNEVILSEPDVVFPKQNAPHSGEFSVEFDGVSFQYPDSEQQVLNNVQVSVPAGHKLAIVGQTGSGKSTLIQLLCRYWDANQGEIKIAGTPLKNWSESDLRASISVVSQRVDILNGTLRDNLLMAKPQATDEELCAILESVGLQKLLEAPGLDAWLGDGGRQLSGGEKRRIGISRAILHNAPILLLDEPTEGLDKQTEQQIMDLFKSHFSGKTVIFITHRLINLDQMDTICLIEQGEVVEHGNHEELLAQQGRYYQLNQTL is encoded by the coding sequence ATGCGTGATTTACTGCCATACTTAAAACTGTATAAAAAGCACTGGTTTGGTTTGTCTCTCGGGATGTTGCTGGCGTTTCTAACCCTATTAGCATCCATTGGTTTGCTTACGCTTTCAGGCTGGTTCCTCTCTGCCGCAGCGGTAGCTGGCTTGACGATTGCCCGTGAAACCTTCAACTATATGTTGCCGGGCGCATTCGTTCGCGGTTTCGCCATGGGACGCACGGCGGGACGCTGGGGCGAGCGAGTCGTAAGCCATAACGCCACGTTCAAACTGCTGACTGACTTGCGAATTTTCTTTTTTGAAAAACTCGCACCTATGATTCCAGGCCGAATCTCAAACCTGCGTGATGCAGACCTTTTAAACCGTCTTGTTGCCGACATTGATGCAATGGACCATGTTTACTTACGCCTTATCAGCCCAGTGACCGTTGGTGTACTCGGTATTGCGGCAATCACGGCCCTACTCTGCTGGTTTGACTCAAGCTTAGGCTTAGTTCTGGGTTCCGTGTTATTTATACTTTTACTGCTTTGGCCAGTTATGTTCTACAAGCTTGGCAAACGTAACGGTGCTGAACTTACCCAAAATAAAGCAGACATGCGTATTGCAACCATGGACTGGCTGCAAGGCTATAGCGAACTTACTATCTTTGGTGCGGAATCTCGTTACCGCGAAGCCATTTACACCGCGCAAGAAAAACTGCTGACCAATCAGAAAATCAATGCGAGCTTTACTGGTTTAGCCCAAGCCCTTCTGTTATTGGCAAACGGCTGGACACTCGTTCTGATGCTGTGGCTAGCTGCTGACGGTGTGAATGGTCAGGCACCTGACCCTATGATCGCTCTGATGATCTTCGCAACCATGGCAAGCTTTGAGCTACTTATGCCGATTGCAGGAGCATTCCAACATTTAGGCCAAACACTGACTTCTGCCCGTCGTTTGAATGAAGTCATTCTTAGTGAGCCAGACGTTGTATTCCCTAAACAAAATGCACCGCATTCAGGTGAGTTTTCAGTTGAGTTCGACGGCGTATCGTTCCAATACCCAGACAGCGAACAGCAAGTGCTGAACAATGTCCAAGTTTCGGTTCCAGCCGGCCACAAACTTGCTATTGTTGGTCAAACCGGTTCTGGTAAATCAACACTGATCCAATTGCTCTGCCGTTACTGGGATGCTAACCAAGGTGAGATTAAAATCGCCGGAACGCCTCTGAAAAACTGGAGTGAAAGTGACCTGCGTGCATCCATCAGTGTGGTGAGTCAACGTGTCGATATTTTGAATGGCACCTTACGCGACAACCTGCTAATGGCGAAACCGCAAGCTACGGACGAAGAATTGTGCGCAATTCTAGAGAGCGTGGGATTACAAAAGCTACTTGAAGCTCCGGGGTTAGATGCTTGGTTGGGTGACGGTGGACGTCAGCTTTCAGGCGGTGAGAAACGCCGTATTGGTATCTCACGCGCTATTTTGCATAACGCCCCTATCCTATTGTTGGATGAGCCTACCGAAGGTTTGGATAAACAAACAGAACAGCAAATCATGGATCTGTTTAAGTCTCATTTCTCGGGTAAAACGGTCATATTCATTACGCACCGTCTGATTAATTTGGATCAAATGGATACGATATGCCTGATTGAACAGGGTGAAGTTGTCGAACATGGTAACCATGAAGAGTTACTAGCGCAGCAAGGTCGCTACTATCAGCTTAACCAAACGCTATAA